One genomic segment of Clavelina lepadiformis chromosome 3, kaClaLepa1.1, whole genome shotgun sequence includes these proteins:
- the LOC143449874 gene encoding zinc finger BED domain-containing protein 5-like, whose amino-acid sequence MNRETSIRPRKRKYCEEFLKYGFTFIVDAGIEKPQCVICNTIMSAESMKPNKMKRHFDAKHPNFAGKDVQYFKNKADCVQKNRLDSGGKYQQQNVAAIEASYLVALRIAKAKKPHTIAEELLLPATKDIVRVMLGAEYVNKLNTISLSNNTVSRRIDDMSADIMEQVIQEMKSAPLGIFSIQLDESTDVANCSQLLVYVRYIYEGDFKDEFLFCKPLETTTTARDVFDTVGSFLQNHGIPWENVCGVCTDGAPAMLGCRSGFQRLVINASPKAIGTHCMIHRQVLATKTLPQEFQDTMKSVVSVVNFVKASASNSRLFSKVCSELDASNNVLLFHTSVRWLSRGKVLKRVFDLRDELKTFFNQKSKPQFEALFGEKNQLHKIAYLVDIFAILNELNLSLQGPNATCLDLSEKIRAFKLKLQLWQKKLDENRIYMLPNLSAFFEENDIEQETMNRTILSVKEHFKILEEEISRYFPNLPDTPFALARSPFTIRVEDVPENAQEEFIELITSDAAKTDFSSMSVTKFWIKSLQSYPVLSEIALRLILPFPTTYLCETGFSSLLVIKSKYRSRLDAEDDLRCALAKTAPRISDLAKKKQAQPSH is encoded by the coding sequence ATGAATCGAGAGACAAGTATTAGGCCTaggaaaagaaaatattgtgaGGAATTTTTGAAGTACGGATTTACTTTCATAGTTGACGCAGGAATTGAAAAGCCACAATGTGTCATTTGCAACACAATTATGTCAGCCGAATCGATGAAGCCCAACAAAATGAAACGCCATTTTGACGCTAAGCATCCAAACTTTGCGGGCAAGGATGTCCAGTATTTTAAGAACAAAGCTGATTGTGTCCAAAAAAACAGGCTGGATTCTGGCGGCAAGTACCAACAGCAAAATGTGGCAGCCATTGAAGCTTCATATTTGGTGGCTCTCAGAATCGCCAAAGCCAAGAAACCTCACACCATTGCCGAGGAGTTGCTGCTGCCAGCAACCAAAGACATTGTTCGAGTTATGCTTGGAGCTGAATATGTTAACAAACTGAATACAATATCCTTGTCTAATAACACCGTCAGTAGAAGAATAGACGACATGTCTGCTGATATTATGGAGCAAGTAATCCAGGAAATGAAATCAGCTCCACTTGGAATATTTAGTATCCAGCTTGATGAATCAACAGATGTGGCAAACTGTTCTCAGTTACTGGTTTACGTGAGGTACATTTATGAAGGTGATTTCAAAGATgagtttcttttttgcaaACCACTTGAAACGACAACTACTGCACGCGATGTCTTTGACACAGTTGGATCATTTCTGCAAAATCATGGCATTCCTTGGGAAAATGTTTGTGGTGTTTGCACAGACGGTGCTCCAGCAATGCTGGGATGTAGGTCTGGATTTCAACGTTTGGTAATCAATGCATCACCGAAAGCCATCGGAACTCACTGTATGATTCATCGACAAGTGTTAGCAACGAAGACTTTGCCACAAGAATTCCAAGATACAATGAAAAGCGTTGTAAGTGTCGtgaattttgtaaaagctAGTGCTTCAAACAGCCGcctattttcaaaagtttgcaGTGAGTTGGATGCATCCAATAATGTTCTGTTATTTCACACTAGTGTGAGATGGTTGTCCAGAGGCAAAGTTTTGAAACGTGTTTTTGATCTTCGTGAtgaattgaaaacattttttaatcaaaaatctAAACCACAGTTTGAAGCACTTTTCGGCGAAAAAAACCAACTTCACAAAATTGCTTACTTGGTTGACATCTTTGCAATCTTAAATGAGTTAAATTTGTCTCTCCAAGGACCAAATGCAACATGCCTAGATTTGTCAGAAAAGATCCGAGCATTCAAGTTGAAACTTCAACTTTGGCAAAAAAAATTGGATGAAAATAGAATTTACATGTTGCCGAACTTATCTGCTTTCTTTGAGGAAAATGATATTGAACAGGAAACAATGAATAGAACAATACTTTCTGTCAAAGAACACTTCAAAATTCTTGAAGAAGAAATTTCAAGATATTTTCCTAATTTACCTGACACACCATTTGCACTTGCTAGAAGCCCATTCACCATCAGAGTTGAAGATGTTCCTGAGAATGCACAAGAGGAGTTCATTGAACTCATTACCAGTGATGCAGCAAAAACTGATTTTTCTTCAATGTCAGTTACCAAATTTTGGATCAAGAGTTTGCAGTCATATCCCGTTCTGTCTGAGATCGCATTGCGCCTGATTCTTCCTTTTCCAACAACATACCTTTGTGAAACAGGCTTTTCAAGCTTGTTGGTTATCAAATCTAAATACAGGAGCAGACTTGATGCAGAAGATGATCTGCGTTGTGCTCTTGCAAAGACTGCTCCAAGGATTTCAGATCTGGCTAAAAAGAAGCAAGCACAGCCTTCTCACTGA